The Kineothrix sp. IPX-CK genomic interval AGGGGTACATAGTTGCAGCCCTGCTCATCCAGTCCCTGCTGTTTGAATACATCGTTTACCGTATAAGCAAAATCCCACCACTGATCACACATACCGAGCACGCGCCCTGTAGAAAGTTTCGCGATATATTCGTCATAGGTCTGGGTGGCAAATTCCGGATCAATGTTTCCCGCATTGTATTCTTCATTAAGTTTGCCGAAATACTTCACCGCCGTGTCGGTCGTATTGTAATCCACAATCTTCATATTATCTACATCTACGATAACTGAACCGTCATTGGGATAGCCGTCCAAAAACTGAGGTGCATTTTCAATACAGAAATATCTCCAGTCCTCACAGAGCATGGTATAAGGAATATAAGAGGTTCCATCCTCCATAGTGGGATTTGCTTCCGCATAGGAATCCAGCAATTCGAAATACTGATCCAAGGTCTTAATTTCCGGATATCCTGCCCATTCCAGAACCTTAGCCTGAACCCAGAAGGCCTCATCGTTATGTGTGGTGGACTTATCCTCACCATATGTATTCTGAAATACATTTGCCCAGTAAATGTGTCCGTCATCCTGGCGGAATTTATCCCATTCCTCGTCACTGTACATTTCCTTCAGATTAGGATACTTCTCCAGATAATCGTCCCACGCTACCAAAGCTCCCGCATCGTACAGCGATTTCATTGCTTCTCCGCCGTTGATGAAATCAGGATATTCGCCGCCCGCAATGATAGTGCCCACCGCTTCCGCATCGGTCTGGCCCGTCAGCCAGGTTTCCTTCACCCTTACGCCAGTCTTCTGTGCAATTATTTCCTGAATCTCGTTTCCGTCGTTGATTTCAGCGCCAGGCATTGCGACGAACATGGTGAAATCTTTGATATCGCCGCTCGCCGCCTCCGTATCCTCACCGCCTTGCTCTGCTCCCACCTCGTCTGATGCCGACGTCTGGCTCGTTTCGCCGGAACCGCTTCCGCAGCCCGCAAGTAATGATGCAGTCATAACAACTCCCAATAAAAGTGCCGTTATTCTTTTTTTCATTGTAAACCTCCCTTATTTAT includes:
- a CDS encoding sugar ABC transporter substrate-binding protein; translated protein: MKKRITALLLGVVMTASLLAGCGSGSGETSQTSASDEVGAEQGGEDTEAASGDIKDFTMFVAMPGAEINDGNEIQEIIAQKTGVRVKETWLTGQTDAEAVGTIIAGGEYPDFINGGEAMKSLYDAGALVAWDDYLEKYPNLKEMYSDEEWDKFRQDDGHIYWANVFQNTYGEDKSTTHNDEAFWVQAKVLEWAGYPEIKTLDQYFELLDSYAEANPTMEDGTSYIPYTMLCEDWRYFCIENAPQFLDGYPNDGSVIVDVDNMKIVDYNTTDTAVKYFGKLNEEYNAGNIDPEFATQTYDEYIAKLSTGRVLGMCDQWWDFAYTVNDVFKQQGLDEQGCNYVPLGLTIEEGMENQWHSYGDTLNNSSGIAVTTSCEDIDAAFQFMNDLLSQEIHDLRFWGVEGTDYMVDDDGLYYRTEEMRVNAADTEYKASHLCTYSYFPQWLGTSRDGKNAMQTTQQTSEFFDSLAEPLVKCFEAYGVTSYVEMIGSAKVDVGPWYPMYSFSNSLTTETPGGVAWTKMGEVKHEWLPKIVMAGDFQSTWSEYMDKYNATNPQDFLSEMQAELDRRVSATE